One window of Chryseobacterium indologenes genomic DNA carries:
- a CDS encoding serine hydrolase has translation MKQKLSFFIFLLTVGLANAQVEEKKLDELIHNTLKTFDVPGMSVGIVKDGKMIYSKGFGVRSLTTKQPMDDNTLVGIASNSKGFTCTALAILADEGKLNWDDKVSKYIPEFQMYDPYVSQNVTIKDLITHRAGLGLGQGDLMFFPEGGNLTVNDIVHNVRYLKPENPFRTKLDYNNIMFIVAGEVIHRVSGLSWADFIEQRIMKPVGMTSSFGSYNRAKATANKIDAHAPVDGKAIAVPHDWNETANAAGGIMSNIKDMTIWAECLLNNFTTKDGKKLVSDKNVQQLWNLQIPDRVAAKNPYDTSFYGYGLGWFLSDVKGHKQVQHTGGLIGTVTQFTLIPDMKLGIVVLTNQQSGAAFNTITNTVKDSYLGVADRNWLKTYGDRMSKMEADFNKQKKDAFAKSEAFKKEKSLQPKAEQFTGTYNDAWFGDVEISQQGNTYRISCKNSPRLKGELLPYSNSSFIIKWDDRSYDADAYIIFSYDENGKAESAKLKAISDVTDFSFDFDDLDLKKK, from the coding sequence ATGAAACAGAAACTTTCTTTTTTCATTTTTCTTTTGACCGTAGGATTAGCCAATGCACAGGTTGAAGAAAAAAAGCTGGATGAACTGATCCATAATACTCTGAAAACTTTTGATGTACCGGGAATGTCCGTAGGGATTGTAAAAGATGGGAAAATGATTTATTCCAAAGGTTTTGGAGTACGTTCTCTTACGACCAAGCAGCCTATGGATGATAATACATTGGTGGGGATTGCTTCCAACTCTAAAGGTTTCACATGTACAGCATTAGCAATCCTGGCAGATGAAGGAAAACTGAACTGGGATGATAAAGTTTCAAAATATATTCCTGAGTTTCAAATGTACGATCCGTATGTTTCACAAAACGTAACAATAAAAGATCTTATCACTCACAGGGCAGGATTAGGCCTTGGCCAGGGAGATCTTATGTTTTTTCCGGAAGGAGGAAACTTAACAGTGAATGACATTGTTCATAATGTGAGATACCTGAAACCTGAAAATCCTTTCAGAACAAAATTAGATTATAATAATATCATGTTTATTGTTGCCGGGGAAGTGATTCACAGAGTTTCCGGATTAAGCTGGGCAGACTTTATAGAACAGAGGATCATGAAGCCTGTAGGAATGACTTCTAGCTTTGGGAGCTATAACAGAGCAAAAGCAACGGCCAACAAAATTGATGCACATGCTCCTGTAGACGGAAAAGCTATTGCTGTTCCCCACGACTGGAACGAAACAGCCAATGCTGCAGGAGGAATTATGAGCAACATCAAAGACATGACAATATGGGCAGAATGTCTGTTAAATAATTTCACCACGAAAGATGGAAAAAAATTAGTTTCAGATAAAAATGTTCAACAGCTTTGGAATCTTCAGATCCCTGACAGAGTAGCAGCAAAGAATCCTTACGATACAAGCTTCTACGGATATGGTTTAGGCTGGTTCCTGAGCGATGTTAAAGGGCATAAGCAGGTGCAGCATACTGGTGGGTTGATTGGAACGGTTACCCAGTTTACTTTGATTCCGGATATGAAGCTGGGAATTGTTGTATTGACCAACCAACAGTCCGGAGCCGCTTTCAATACCATTACCAATACGGTGAAGGATTCTTATCTTGGTGTAGCAGACAGAAACTGGCTGAAAACATATGGTGACAGAATGTCTAAGATGGAAGCAGATTTTAATAAACAAAAGAAAGATGCTTTTGCAAAATCAGAAGCATTTAAAAAAGAAAAATCTCTTCAGCCCAAAGCAGAACAGTTTACAGGAACATATAATGATGCATGGTTTGGGGATGTAGAAATTTCTCAGCAGGGAAATACTTACAGAATTTCATGCAAAAACTCTCCAAGATTAAAAGGGGAATTACTTCCTTACTCTAACAGTTCTTTCATTATCAAATGGGATGACAGAAGCTATGACGCGGATGCCTATATTATTTTCAGCTATGACGAAAACGGAAAGGCAGAATCTGCAAAATTGAAGGCGATTTCCGATGTGACCGATTTCAGCTTCGATTTTGATGATCTGGATTTGAAGAAGAAATAA
- a CDS encoding Smr/MutS family protein translates to MKIGDKVSVVDEDLSGVITSVKGNIVVFKDEYGFTHQYAKEKLVPKDSDLYENIRVVRKAEPKKIISKKHQKNHLVLDLHFHNLVKNPNDYDSFERLFIQKEKLIEVIEFCRKNNLKRLEIVHGIGDGTLQRMVRDVLESQVNIDFYNKEILHHQSGAVMVEFH, encoded by the coding sequence ATGAAAATCGGCGATAAGGTTTCGGTAGTAGATGAAGATTTAAGCGGAGTGATAACTTCCGTGAAGGGAAATATTGTCGTTTTTAAAGATGAATATGGCTTTACCCATCAATATGCAAAAGAAAAACTGGTTCCTAAGGATTCTGACCTTTATGAAAATATCAGAGTGGTAAGAAAAGCGGAACCTAAAAAAATCATTTCTAAGAAACATCAGAAAAATCATTTGGTTTTAGACCTGCATTTTCATAATTTGGTGAAGAATCCCAATGACTATGACAGCTTTGAAAGATTGTTTATTCAAAAGGAGAAACTCATTGAAGTGATTGAGTTTTGCAGAAAAAACAACCTTAAAAGGCTGGAAATTGTTCATGGTATTGGTGATGGCACTCTGCAGAGGATGGTTCGGGATGTATTGGAAAGCCAGGTCAATATTGATTTTTATAATAAGGAAATACTTCACCACCAATCGGGTGCGGTAATGGTAGAATTTCACTAA
- a CDS encoding DUF3822 family protein, with translation MNVLNLLFTKDGLITQIVKNKNILEEKSYFVTEETPANLIEQKLDEVLIKQRYDEIQVISAFNHFTLMPEGFSEHEAGFDLIAFNAPADREKEELMLSINKKFNIQFYYTFPKNYYKKIKELAIPVHFNFSGEKFLSSINNKTNKEIHINLYHNQCEFFAIDNKKIILYNNLDVNSEVDFLYFIMFTLSKIGFGINETSFYAYGETTENETFISELQKFVKNLKIVFDNIPNKNFILN, from the coding sequence ATGAACGTACTTAATTTACTTTTTACTAAAGACGGATTGATCACCCAGATTGTTAAAAACAAAAACATTCTGGAGGAAAAATCTTATTTCGTTACTGAAGAAACCCCGGCCAATCTTATTGAGCAAAAGCTGGATGAAGTTCTTATTAAGCAGCGCTATGATGAGATCCAGGTGATTTCAGCATTTAATCATTTTACCCTGATGCCTGAAGGTTTTTCCGAGCATGAAGCAGGATTTGATCTGATCGCCTTTAATGCCCCTGCCGATAGAGAGAAGGAAGAGCTGATGCTTTCTATCAACAAAAAATTCAACATACAGTTTTATTACACTTTCCCGAAAAATTATTATAAAAAAATAAAGGAATTGGCTATACCGGTTCATTTTAATTTCTCAGGAGAAAAGTTTTTAAGTTCAATTAATAATAAAACCAACAAGGAAATTCACATCAATCTTTATCATAATCAATGTGAGTTCTTTGCGATTGACAATAAAAAAATCATCCTTTATAATAATCTTGATGTTAACTCAGAAGTAGATTTCCTTTACTTCATTATGTTTACATTGAGCAAAATAGGTTTTGGAATTAATGAAACCAGCTTTTATGCTTATGGAGAAACTACGGAAAATGAAACTTTCATTTCCGAACTTCAGAAATTTGTTAAAAATCTGAAAATTGTTTTTGACAATATTCCAAACAAGAATTTTATACTTAACTAG
- a CDS encoding nitroreductase family protein translates to MNFLNKMKNRYTVKKYNPQGKISEEQIEELKEILNLSPSSINSQPWNFIFVNDPELKKQLGDKSYFNKAKVFDSSHVIVFQVIKNIENFEKQIEENLPEGSVNYYRTMVKPKGETAIKSWLGHQVYLSLGVLLSACAAMGIDSTPMEGIEPEGYDAVLNNEKYETLFAVAIGERDETDANQPQFNPKTRLKAEKVIVEA, encoded by the coding sequence ATGAACTTTTTAAACAAAATGAAAAACAGGTATACAGTAAAAAAGTATAACCCACAGGGAAAAATCAGTGAAGAACAGATTGAAGAACTTAAAGAGATCCTGAATCTGAGTCCATCATCCATCAACAGCCAGCCATGGAACTTTATCTTTGTCAATGATCCGGAGCTGAAAAAACAATTGGGTGACAAATCTTATTTTAATAAAGCAAAAGTTTTCGACAGCAGCCATGTTATTGTCTTTCAGGTAATCAAAAACATAGAAAACTTTGAGAAGCAAATTGAAGAAAACCTTCCGGAAGGATCTGTCAATTATTACCGAACTATGGTAAAACCCAAAGGAGAAACTGCGATAAAATCATGGCTTGGACATCAGGTTTACTTATCATTAGGAGTACTGCTCTCTGCTTGTGCAGCTATGGGAATAGATTCCACTCCAATGGAAGGAATTGAGCCTGAAGGATATGATGCTGTTCTGAATAATGAAAAATATGAGACCTTATTTGCAGTAGCTATCGGGGAAAGAGATGAAACAGATGCCAACCAGCCTCAATTCAATCCAAAAACCAGACTGAAAGCTGAAAAAGTAATTGTGGAAGCGTAA
- the murI gene encoding glutamate racemase has translation MKTKKQDYSHLSPSQPIGIFDSGVGGLTVAKEIKRLLPHEDLIYFGDTKHLPYGEKSKEAIIEYSTKITNFLLEQNCKAIVIACNTATANALNEVMQSVAGKVPVIDVINPVAEKVSYEIHNNVGVIATKATVNSGLYKKSIRKHNKWIKVDELATPLLVPAIEEGFKNHPITHAIIYNYLSNSKLKNIETLILGCTHYPLLIDEIKQYYGNRVRVIDSPNIVANHLKIILDKYNLLNDNNHKPNYHFYLSDLTKNFEKISKKFFGKTIDLELKVL, from the coding sequence TTGAAAACTAAAAAACAAGATTATTCACATCTTTCACCAAGCCAGCCTATCGGAATTTTCGACAGTGGGGTGGGAGGCCTTACCGTTGCCAAAGAAATCAAAAGACTTCTTCCTCACGAAGATCTTATTTACTTTGGAGATACAAAGCACCTTCCTTATGGAGAAAAATCCAAGGAAGCCATCATTGAATACTCTACAAAGATCACCAATTTTCTGCTGGAGCAGAACTGTAAAGCGATTGTGATTGCCTGTAATACGGCAACAGCGAATGCTTTGAATGAAGTGATGCAGTCTGTTGCAGGAAAAGTTCCAGTGATAGACGTTATCAATCCTGTCGCTGAAAAAGTATCCTACGAAATCCACAATAATGTAGGTGTAATTGCGACCAAAGCTACAGTGAATTCCGGACTCTATAAAAAGAGTATCCGAAAGCATAATAAATGGATCAAAGTGGATGAATTAGCGACACCATTGCTGGTTCCTGCCATTGAAGAAGGATTTAAAAACCATCCGATCACCCATGCTATTATTTATAATTATTTAAGTAATAGTAAATTAAAGAATATTGAAACATTGATTCTGGGCTGTACCCATTATCCTCTTTTAATAGATGAAATCAAGCAGTATTACGGAAACAGAGTCCGTGTCATTGATTCTCCGAATATTGTAGCCAATCATCTGAAGATTATTCTGGATAAGTACAACCTTTTAAATGATAACAATCACAAACCGAACTACCATTTCTATCTTTCTGATCTTACCAAGAATTTTGAAAAGATCTCTAAGAAGTTCTTTGGAAAAACAATTGATTTAGAATTAAAAGTATTATAA
- a CDS encoding archaemetzincin, giving the protein MNQGKYNVSLLFSYAALFILLFSCQKQKKTYFESIALNDIKLSSPKHGSWRYNHDEKFQQFEDFQQSKKIKPEPGKNTIYLQPIGKFDELQKRQIALTKEYLKIYFQLETKILPVLPNTIFPEKIKRISKEGQEQILASYVLDSILIKRKPKDALILMGITEKDLFPQPEWNYIFGLASYEEGVGVTSMYRFANGHLIDSNFNESFLRLIKISSHEIGHMFGISHCLNANCVMNGTNSLSETDYHLARACSLCQRKLNSSIHYNNKKRLLELKSFFGKQHLNTELSLAEQDLNLLQ; this is encoded by the coding sequence TACTCTTTTCTTATGCAGCCCTATTCATCCTTCTTTTTTCATGTCAGAAACAGAAGAAAACCTATTTTGAATCAATTGCGCTGAATGATATAAAGCTTTCTTCCCCCAAGCACGGAAGCTGGCGGTACAATCATGATGAAAAATTTCAGCAGTTTGAAGACTTTCAGCAATCAAAAAAGATAAAGCCCGAACCCGGAAAAAATACGATCTATCTCCAGCCGATCGGAAAATTTGATGAACTCCAGAAAAGACAAATAGCACTCACCAAAGAATATTTAAAGATCTATTTCCAGCTCGAAACAAAGATTCTTCCCGTTTTACCCAACACAATCTTTCCTGAAAAGATCAAAAGAATTTCAAAGGAAGGACAGGAGCAGATTCTGGCAAGTTATGTCCTGGACAGCATTCTGATCAAAAGAAAGCCTAAAGATGCTCTAATACTCATGGGAATTACAGAAAAAGATCTTTTTCCCCAACCGGAATGGAACTACATTTTCGGACTTGCATCTTATGAAGAAGGTGTAGGGGTAACGTCCATGTATAGATTTGCAAATGGTCATTTAATTGATTCCAATTTCAATGAGAGTTTTCTGAGATTAATAAAGATCAGTTCTCACGAGATCGGGCATATGTTTGGAATCAGCCATTGCCTGAATGCCAACTGCGTGATGAATGGAACCAATTCACTTTCGGAAACAGATTATCACCTCGCAAGAGCATGTTCACTATGCCAGAGAAAGCTGAATTCCAGTATACATTATAATAATAAGAAAAGACTTCTTGAATTAAAAAGCTTCTTTGGAAAGCAGCATCTCAATACAGAACTTTCTTTAGCAGAACAAGACCTGAACCTGCTGCAATAA
- a CDS encoding winged helix-turn-helix transcriptional regulator: MYTIDNKSYPCCTSVTMKFIGGKWKAVILHHLIGGARRYNELRKSIPTITERTLSLQLKQLEEDGIVDRKVFTEKPPLVVEYELTDFGRTLLPVLEAITKWGEEAPVISKKIIRN, encoded by the coding sequence ATGTATACAATAGATAATAAATCTTATCCCTGCTGTACCAGCGTTACTATGAAATTTATAGGCGGTAAATGGAAAGCAGTTATTTTACACCATCTTATTGGCGGGGCTAGAAGATATAATGAATTAAGAAAATCAATTCCTACCATTACAGAAAGAACACTAAGCCTTCAGCTAAAGCAGCTGGAAGAGGATGGAATTGTTGACCGTAAAGTTTTTACGGAAAAACCTCCTTTAGTAGTTGAATATGAATTAACAGATTTTGGAAGAACCTTATTGCCTGTTCTGGAAGCGATAACAAAATGGGGTGAAGAAGCTCCCGTAATCTCAAAAAAAATAATCAGGAATTAA
- the hemW gene encoding radical SAM family heme chaperone HemW: MIYIHIPFCKQKCSYCNFHFSTSLNFKDDMLRAMKTELLLRKDELQNRTLKSLYFGGGTPSILSVDEINSLIDEALRYFSFEKDIEITLEANPDDLDKSFLKQLAGTPVNRLSIGTQSFFEEDLKLMNRAHTASEAEGSIKRAQDFGFENLSIDLIYGSPTSNLEIWKENLNKTIALEVPHISSYALTVEPKTALENWISKGKVKSPKEEEQNREFYYLSDFLKDNGFEHYEVSNFAKPGFYSRHNSSYWKYQEYLGIGPSAHSYNGFDVRSWNVANNQQYIKKLNDKLLAKEEEILSQEDQFNEMIMIGLRTIWGVDLTSLKNKFSDRLLEHFQTEIKTKIEEGILIIENDHLKIPEKHWFMADGIASDLFLV, translated from the coding sequence ATGATATATATTCACATTCCGTTCTGTAAACAAAAATGCAGTTATTGTAACTTTCATTTTTCAACATCCCTGAATTTCAAGGATGATATGCTTCGTGCCATGAAAACTGAACTGTTGCTCAGAAAAGATGAATTACAGAACAGAACTCTGAAATCCCTGTATTTTGGCGGGGGAACACCTTCTATTCTTTCCGTGGATGAAATCAATTCTTTAATTGATGAAGCATTACGGTATTTCAGTTTTGAAAAAGATATTGAAATCACGCTGGAAGCCAATCCGGATGATCTGGACAAAAGTTTTTTAAAGCAACTAGCCGGAACACCGGTGAACAGACTCTCTATTGGTACCCAAAGTTTTTTTGAAGAAGATTTAAAGTTAATGAACAGAGCCCACACTGCTTCCGAAGCAGAAGGGTCTATCAAGCGGGCACAGGACTTTGGCTTTGAAAACCTGAGTATTGATCTGATCTACGGTTCACCAACCTCTAATCTAGAGATCTGGAAAGAAAACCTGAATAAAACAATTGCATTGGAAGTTCCTCATATTTCATCCTATGCTTTGACGGTAGAACCCAAAACAGCTTTGGAAAACTGGATTTCAAAAGGAAAAGTAAAAAGTCCGAAAGAAGAAGAACAGAACAGAGAATTCTATTACCTGTCTGACTTTTTAAAAGATAACGGCTTTGAACATTATGAAGTTTCCAATTTTGCCAAACCGGGATTCTACTCCCGTCATAATTCTTCCTATTGGAAATACCAGGAATATCTGGGAATAGGACCTTCGGCACATTCTTATAACGGCTTTGATGTCAGAAGCTGGAATGTAGCTAATAATCAGCAATACATTAAAAAGCTTAATGATAAATTGCTGGCCAAAGAAGAAGAAATTCTTTCCCAGGAAGATCAGTTCAATGAAATGATCATGATTGGCTTGCGTACCATCTGGGGCGTGGATCTTACGAGCTTAAAAAATAAGTTTTCAGATAGATTACTGGAACATTTTCAGACAGAAATCAAAACGAAAATAGAAGAAGGTATTTTAATCATTGAAAATGACCATTTAAAAATTCCTGAGAAACATTGGTTTATGGCAGACGGAATTGCTTCAGATTTGTTTTTGGTTTAG
- a CDS encoding PorP/SprF family type IX secretion system membrane protein, with amino-acid sequence MRKLYAIVCLALLSNAYKAQESLPYYQQYLLDGEFLFNPAQYGKTDYVQLNANYQQQFSKFNNSPNVQSIGINANIFDRVGAGISVFRDSNGPISAGGITAGASYFIPLSSEGDRKDQFSFGTSVNFYNMNFDYSKINTEEGGDPLLRGEESNIFMVYANFGLAATYRGLFGGVSVNDIALSNDASIVNNYEPSPIKFFLNLGYNWNIADNITIAPSALINLNTNSTRMIDWNLMATFSNDINAFSFGVSYRTVQNRFDNQNLSISPIVKVRFNKFMIGATYNLGISDIQSYGGNSFMIGLGYNFDNFINARGFRY; translated from the coding sequence ATGAGAAAACTATATGCTATCGTATGTTTAGCTCTTTTGTCAAATGCATACAAAGCACAAGAATCACTACCATACTATCAGCAATATCTTTTGGATGGTGAGTTCCTGTTCAACCCAGCTCAATACGGAAAAACAGATTACGTACAGCTCAACGCCAATTATCAACAACAATTTTCAAAGTTCAACAATTCTCCGAATGTTCAGTCAATCGGGATTAATGCGAATATCTTTGATAGAGTAGGTGCTGGTATTTCCGTGTTCAGAGACAGTAATGGACCTATCTCTGCGGGCGGTATCACGGCTGGTGCTTCATATTTTATTCCTCTGAGTAGTGAAGGAGACAGAAAAGACCAGTTCTCTTTCGGTACAAGTGTTAACTTCTATAACATGAACTTTGATTATTCTAAAATTAATACTGAAGAAGGAGGCGACCCGTTATTGAGAGGTGAGGAAAGTAATATCTTCATGGTGTATGCGAACTTCGGTTTGGCTGCTACCTATAGAGGCTTATTCGGAGGTGTTTCCGTAAATGATATCGCATTAAGTAATGATGCGTCTATCGTAAACAACTACGAGCCTTCTCCAATTAAATTCTTCTTAAACTTAGGATATAACTGGAACATTGCTGATAATATTACAATTGCACCTTCAGCATTAATCAACCTTAATACAAACTCAACGAGAATGATCGACTGGAACCTAATGGCGACTTTCTCTAATGATATCAACGCATTCTCTTTCGGGGTAAGCTACAGAACGGTTCAGAACAGATTTGACAATCAGAACCTGAGTATCTCTCCAATTGTAAAAGTGAGATTCAACAAATTCATGATCGGAGCAACGTATAACCTTGGAATATCTGATATCCAGAGCTATGGTGGAAACAGCTTCATGATTGGTCTTGGTTATAACTTTGACAACTTTATTAATGCTAGAGGATTTAGATACTAA
- a CDS encoding RsmD family RNA methyltransferase: protein MFRIISGKWKAKKIAAPKNFDVRPTTDFAKEALFSILENKYDMQSISVLDLFAGIGSITFEFASRGCQSVTSVEMNPKHTSFINSTASELDMALQINVQRGDVFDWLKKFRNKKSFEIVFSDAPFEMEEKKYYELISLVLNNKYLKENGVLIVEHQSRMKLEHPNLTDTRKYGNVSFSFFEPNKEDNQEL, encoded by the coding sequence ATGTTCAGAATAATATCAGGCAAATGGAAAGCCAAGAAAATTGCCGCCCCTAAAAACTTTGATGTAAGGCCTACCACCGATTTTGCGAAAGAGGCTTTATTCAGCATTCTGGAAAACAAATACGATATGCAGTCGATCTCCGTGCTTGATCTTTTTGCAGGAATTGGCTCTATTACCTTTGAATTTGCTTCCAGAGGATGCCAAAGTGTTACTTCTGTAGAAATGAACCCAAAGCATACCTCGTTTATCAATTCTACCGCTTCTGAGCTTGATATGGCACTTCAGATCAATGTGCAGAGAGGTGATGTATTTGACTGGCTTAAAAAATTCAGAAATAAAAAGTCATTTGAGATTGTTTTCTCTGATGCTCCTTTTGAAATGGAAGAGAAAAAGTATTACGAACTCATTTCTCTGGTATTAAATAATAAATACCTGAAAGAAAACGGAGTTCTTATTGTGGAGCACCAAAGCCGTATGAAGCTGGAACATCCCAACCTAACAGATACCCGAAAATACGGAAACGTAAGTTTCAGTTTTTTTGAACCGAATAAAGAAGATAATCAGGAACTTTAA
- a CDS encoding metallophosphoesterase family protein yields MTKILLLSDSHSYIDNRILEYASQADEVWHCGDFGNLDVIEQLEKIKPLKGVYGNIDDAKIQAEFPEVNRFFCEKLEVLMIHIGGYPGKYSPLTKKEIAEKAPKLFISGHSHILKAMYDEKNNLLHLNPGACGKQGWHKVRTMMRFVVDGEEIKDLEIIELGPRV; encoded by the coding sequence ATGACAAAGATCCTTCTCCTTTCCGACTCTCATTCTTATATTGATAATAGAATTCTGGAATACGCTTCTCAGGCTGACGAAGTATGGCATTGTGGAGATTTTGGAAATCTTGACGTCATTGAACAGCTGGAAAAGATAAAACCTCTGAAAGGAGTATATGGAAACATCGATGATGCTAAAATCCAGGCTGAGTTTCCTGAGGTTAATCGTTTTTTCTGCGAAAAGCTTGAGGTTTTAATGATTCATATCGGAGGTTATCCCGGAAAATATAGTCCACTCACAAAAAAAGAAATAGCAGAGAAAGCTCCGAAATTATTTATCTCAGGACATTCGCATATTTTGAAAGCGATGTATGATGAGAAAAATAACCTGTTGCACCTTAATCCCGGTGCCTGTGGAAAACAGGGCTGGCATAAGGTAAGAACAATGATGCGCTTTGTAGTAGATGGTGAAGAAATCAAAGATCTGGAAATCATCGAATTGGGGCCAAGAGTTTGA